One Comamonas endophytica DNA window includes the following coding sequences:
- the fumC gene encoding class II fumarate hydratase, which yields MTQPATRQEHDTFGPIEVPADRLWGAQTQRSLLNFDISGERQPRELIHALALVKRVSSQVNRELGLLEGAKSEAIIAAADEVVAGQHEGEFPLVVWQTGSGTQTNMNVNEVLANRASELLGGQRGESRLVHPNDDVNKSQSSNDVFPTAMHVAAVQALTHQLLPAIAKLQATLEEKAKAFDGIIKIGRTHLQDATPLTLGQEFSGYAAQLAHGQGHVRAAIPHLCELALGGTAVGTGLNAPNGYAGAVAAELAQLTGLPFVTAPNKFEALASVDALVHAHGALKTLAASLMKIANDVRWLASGPRSGIGELSIPENEPGSSIMPGKVNPTQSEALTMLAAQVMGNDVAINIGGASGNFELNVFRPMVIHNFLQSVRLLSDGMRSFNDHCAVGITPNEDRIAELVQRSLMLVTALNPHIGYDKAAYIAKKAHREGTSLREAAVASGHLTGEQFDAWVVPSQMVGNTVGFHQG from the coding sequence ATGACGCAACCGGCTACGCGACAGGAACATGACACTTTCGGCCCCATCGAGGTGCCCGCCGACAGGCTCTGGGGGGCGCAGACGCAGCGCTCGCTGCTCAATTTCGACATCTCCGGCGAGCGCCAGCCGCGCGAGCTGATCCACGCGCTGGCGCTGGTCAAGCGCGTGTCCTCCCAGGTCAACCGCGAACTGGGCCTGCTCGAGGGCGCCAAGTCCGAAGCCATCATCGCGGCGGCCGACGAGGTGGTTGCCGGCCAGCACGAGGGCGAGTTCCCGCTGGTCGTCTGGCAGACGGGCTCGGGCACGCAGACCAACATGAACGTCAACGAGGTGCTGGCCAACCGCGCCAGCGAACTGCTGGGCGGGCAGCGCGGCGAGAGCCGGCTGGTGCATCCGAACGACGACGTCAACAAGAGCCAGTCGAGCAACGACGTGTTCCCCACGGCAATGCATGTCGCGGCCGTGCAGGCGCTGACGCACCAGCTGCTGCCGGCCATCGCCAAGCTGCAGGCCACGCTCGAGGAAAAGGCCAAGGCCTTCGACGGCATCATCAAGATCGGCCGCACCCATCTGCAGGATGCAACGCCGCTGACGCTGGGCCAGGAGTTCTCGGGCTACGCGGCGCAGCTGGCGCATGGCCAGGGCCATGTGCGCGCGGCCATTCCGCACCTGTGCGAGCTGGCGCTGGGCGGCACGGCCGTGGGCACGGGTTTGAATGCGCCGAACGGCTATGCGGGCGCGGTGGCGGCCGAGTTGGCGCAGCTCACGGGCCTGCCGTTCGTGACGGCGCCCAACAAGTTCGAGGCGCTGGCCAGCGTCGATGCGCTGGTGCATGCGCACGGCGCGCTCAAGACCCTGGCCGCGAGCTTGATGAAGATCGCCAACGACGTGCGCTGGCTGGCCAGCGGCCCGCGCAGCGGCATCGGCGAGCTGAGCATTCCCGAGAACGAGCCGGGTTCGTCCATCATGCCGGGCAAGGTCAACCCCACGCAGAGCGAGGCGCTGACCATGCTGGCGGCGCAGGTCATGGGCAACGACGTGGCGATCAACATCGGAGGTGCCTCGGGCAACTTCGAGCTCAACGTGTTCCGCCCGATGGTGATCCACAACTTCCTGCAGAGCGTGCGCCTGCTGTCGGACGGCATGCGCAGCTTCAACGACCACTGCGCCGTGGGCATCACGCCCAACGAGGATCGCATCGCCGAGCTGGTGCAGCGTTCGCTGATGCTGGTCACGGCGCTCAATCCCCACATTGGCTACGACAAGGCCGCCTATATCGCCAAGAAGGCGCACCGCGAAGGCACCAGCCTGCGCGAGGCGGCGGTGGCCAGCGGCCATCTGACGGGCGAGCAGTTCGACGCCTGGGTGGTGCCGTCGCAGATGGTGGGGAATACGGTGGGGTTTCATCAGGGGTGA